One window of the Vigna radiata var. radiata cultivar VC1973A chromosome 1, Vradiata_ver6, whole genome shotgun sequence genome contains the following:
- the LOC106771905 gene encoding aquaporin PIP2-2-like: MAKHDVEGGSFSAKDYHDPPPAPLIDGEELTQWSFYRALIAEFIATLLFLYITVLTVIGYKSQSDVNAGGDLCGGVGILGIAWAFGGMIFILVYCTAGISGGHINPAVTFGLFLARKVSLIRAIMYMVAQCLGAICGVGLVKAFQKAYYHRYGGGANELSEGYSTGVGLGAEIIGTFVLVYTVFSATDPKRNARDSHVPVLAPLPIGFAVFMVHLATIPVTGTGINPARSFGAAVIYNKEKAWDDHWIFWVGPFIGAAIAAFYHQFILRAGAAKALGSFRSNPTI, encoded by the exons ATGGCTAAGCATGATGTTGAGGGTGGTTCCTTCTCTGCAAAGGACTACCATGACCCTCCTCCAGCACCCTTGATTGATGGTGAGGAACTCACACAGTGGTCCTTCTACAGGGCCTTGATTGCTGAGTTCATTGCCACACTTCTCTTCCTTTACATCACAGTGCTCACTGTTATTGGTTACAAGAGCCAGAGTGATGTAAACGCTGGGGGTGATCTCTGTGGTGGGGTTGGCATTCTTGGCATTGCTTGGGCCTTTGGTGGCATGATCTTCATCCTTGTTTACTGCACTGCTGGAATCTCAG GGGGTCACATAAACCCAGCAGTGACTTTTGGACTGTTCTTGGCTCGGAAGGTGTCTTTGATAAGGGCTATAATGTACATGGTGGCTCAGTGTTTGGGGGCCATATGTGGAGTTGGGTTGGTGAAGGCCTTCCAAAAGGCTTACTACCACAGGTATGGTGGTGGGGCCAATGAGTTGAGTGAAGGGTACAGCACAGGTGTTGGATTGGGTGCAGAGATCATTGGAACATTCGTTTTGGTGTACACTGTCTTCTCTGCTACAGACCCCAAGAGGAATGCTAGAGATTCTCATGTCCCG GTTTTGGCTCCACTTCCAATTGGTTTTGCTGTGTTCATGGTCCACTTGGCAACCATCCCTGTAACTGGCACTGGTATTAACCCTGCTAGAAGTTTTGGAGCTGCTGTCATATACAACAAAGAGAAGGCCTGGGATGACCAT TGGATCTTCTGGGTTGGACCATTCATTGGAGCAGCCATTGCAGCCTTCTACCACCAATTCATCTTGAGAGCAGGTGCTGCTAAGGCTCTTGGATCATTCAGGAGCAACCCCACCATTTGA